In a genomic window of Gossypium arboreum isolate Shixiya-1 chromosome 7, ASM2569848v2, whole genome shotgun sequence:
- the LOC108472484 gene encoding E3 ubiquitin-protein ligase ATL42-like — protein sequence MHRYCPMNQLTVLISLVLSISIVLVDAQSPDPSDDPVSNFRPSLAVVIGILCVMFALTFFLLIYAKLCHRGRPVHHGDNHHFGLLHRTRSRFSGIDRKVIESLPFFRFSSLKGSKKGLECAVCLSKFDDIEIMRLLPKCKHGFHIDCIDQWLEKHSSCPLCRQKVNAEDLTMFVYTNSMRFSRNQSELTEDSNIELYIQREQDPRPEPEIFHKLNHKIIVSDVVMKNRWSSVSSSDLMFLNAEMLNDMSSNRFSIPGTDDDNRRSTKPIGNDGIMKIKEEVEIKRLFENKVSSLNRSNDYEASTSRHTINQGDKRSMSEITALSRNITGGGGYLSENYTKEERIRRLWLPIARRTVQWFVNKEKRRYQQQSKDTIIQHLNV from the coding sequence ATGCACAGATACTGTCCGATGAATCAATTAACGGTGTTGATTAGTTTAGTTCTTTCTATCTCAATCGTCCTCGTCGATGCGCAATCTCCCGATCCAAGTGATGATCCCGTCTCGAATTTCCGACCGAGCCTTGCGGTTGTCATAGGTATTCTTTGTGTCATGTTTGCCTTAACATTTTTCTTACTAATCTATGCCAAGTTATGTCATAGAGGAAGACCGGTTCATCACGGTGACAATCATCACTTCGGGTTGCTCCATCGGACAAGATCTCGATTTTCCGGGATCGACAGGAAAGTCATCGAATCACTCCCGTTTTTTCGTTTCTCGTCGCTTAAAGGATCGAAGAAGGGGCTCGAATGCGCAGTTTGTTTATCGAAATTCGATGATATCGAAATCATGAGGTTATTACCTAAATGCAAACATGGATTCCATATTGATTGTATTGATCAATGGCTTGAAAAACATTCAAGTTGTCCACTTTGTAGACAAAAAGTCAACGCTGAGGATTTGACCATGTTTGTATACACAAATAGTATGAGGTTCTCAAGGAATCAATCCGAGTTAACTGAAGACTCGAACATAGAACTTTACATACAAAGAGAGCAAGATCCGAGACCCGAACCCGAAATCTTTCATAAGTTAAATCACAAAATCATTGTATCCGATGTGGTAATGAAGAACCGATGGAGTAGTGTAAGTTCATCGGACCTTATGTTCTTAAACGCCGAAATGCTCAACGATATGTCGAGCAACAGGTTCTCAATACCAGGAACTGACGATGATAACCGTCGGTCCACGAAACCCATCGGAAACGATGGGATCATGAAGATCAAAGAAGAGGTAGAGATAAAGAGATTGTTTGAGAACAAAGTGAGTTCATTAAACAGAAGCAATGATTATGAAGCAAGTACCAGCCGCCATACAATTAACCAAGGTGACAAAAGATCAATGTCGGAAATCACTGCTTTGTCGAGGAACATAACAGGCGGCGGCGGTTACTTGTCGGAAAATTACACAAAGGAAGAGAGAATAAGGCGGCTGTGGTTGCCGATTGCAAGAAGAACAGTTCAATGGTTTGTTAATAAAGAAAAAAGGAGGTATCAACAACAATCTAAGGATACAATAATACAGCatttaaatgtttga